AATCACAGCATGTCAatgtaaaacatttataatgaTGTTACCTGCGGGATGTTTTTAAAAACGAGTCTAccaataacattaattatacCTGCATAAATCAAACAGAAATATGTACGTGAAACTCAGCTAGTCATTATCTCCAAtagaaaaaatgaacaaaattctTAGAGatgaattgatatttaaaactaaaaagaccATTTCCAAGTGACCATGAGAAGTGCTTCACATGAATGCTCAAACTTTTCTTCAGTATGCCCGTATTCAAAATTCAGTAGGGCTGACTGATAAAACACTTGATCATGGACCTGATGTAAGCATCAACGTTGAACAAGACATGGAGAAGTTGTGGACTTGGGTCCCAAACCCATAATTTGGAAGGTGTATGTGTGTTTGAATTAATATTAAGTTTAGTTGAACTtaattaaagttgaaaaaaaaaactcattataGTGTTTAAGTCAACGGGAATTTGAGGTAAATTTGACTTATAACTAAtctgaagaaaaaaagatatcAAACATGTTGATACAGTGttaatggaaaatgaaaatccaGATACACCCTATATTTGTAATCATAACAGAACAGTATGGGGAGAGAAGTTATGCTGCCGAGTTTGCTAGTTAATTAGACCTAGCAGAGAGAGGTTATGGGGGGAAGAAGAGTGAGTGGTAGAATGAAAAGAACATATGTAGGATCACACCATAAACTAGCTCAAGGCCTTATAAACCCCAAGTCAGTTGGCTTAGGAGCTGGTTCTAGAACAATAAGAGCATTGTTTCTTTCATTCGAATAAAAATGTTTACTACCAATTATCATTCTTGGTGTTGGTTTTTCATAGATATTTGTGTACCAAATTTATGACAAAAAAACAATGCACACATATACGAGCTTACTGCATTTTAAAAggatattaaaagtaaataaacaagATAATGCAGAATAAATGATTTAGTAGAGCAAATATCAGGACCTACACAGTTCTTAGACAGGACATGAATAGTACAATGACATACCGTTTATTGGAGTATAACGGAAAAGATTGGTGGTAATTGCTCCAGGATGAAGAGAATTTGCAGAAATCTCCACCCCATCTTCCTGTTCAAGATGAAACAGGCAAAATTTCGTACAAATAAAAAACAGCAAATGTGGCAAAAACAAAGTGACGTTTTTACTAACCCTACAAAGTAAAAGAAAGCCACTGAAAAGCAGAATAAGAAAGTAACACAATGATCCACGATTGCATTTGCATAACCAGAAGAGCAGGTATTAGAAAAGATGtattgtgaaaaagaaaaattctgtTAAAAGTAAGTAATTCTATATTAGATCCTAAATAACTTTATAGCTTCCcaaataatatgtaaattacACTACTATAGAGGAGAAGCCAGCTCACCTTGAGACGCCTTGAAAGTTCATTCGCATGTAAAATGTTGGCAAGCTTTGACTGCCCATATGCACCCCAGGCTCTGTAACTGAACACAAGGAAGCAAACGTAATTACATATGCATGTCATATAACAGTTTTCCAATTGACAAACACTACAGGTACAGGAATCATGTTTTCGTGcttaattttttcaagaaaattaaagtgaatCAATTGTTTCAGCTGTAAACAAGGAAGCAAACATAATCGAATATGCATAACACTTCTCATTTCAACAAGTACTACAATAATCATTTCTCTATTCTTAATGCAATAAATGCAACTAAGAAGTGCTTAGAGTCTACAGTTATATCCATGAGCATTTCATCCTGTTGAATATATAACTGTTCGAGCAAATTAACAAACAGAATGCATCAGACtttgtgttatttcattttaaataaaagttatgttAATTGATAGGATAAATCTGTTTTATCCTATTTTTTAGACATTATCTTTTATCAGTTTGCTAACTGATAGTTTTTCTGTTTTGCTCATGTTCAATAAATATACTGATTTACACAGGAATGAAAACAGGCCCTCTGCACATACAGTtcctaacaaaaaaaaaaaaccaataatcTACAGATCCTatgaacagttttttttttatcagatcTGGCATCTCCAAAGCATATGTTGTTGTAATTTGAATTTCGGTTACACATTTACCTTGACTTATCATTAATTTTGTCAAAACGGATTCCTTCAGAATATGCAAACCGGTGAGCCTCAGAAGAGACATTAACaattcttccttctttcttagTTTTACGTGAAGTTTTCTTCATAGTGTCCAACAAAAGATTTGTCAATAGAAAGTGACCTgcaaaattatattaagtaaaaatatcAGTATTAAGATGACTAGCAAATCTCTCAGTCAGTGcatttaaaagaacaaaaatgtaGCTACTTGatgtttaatgtaaaatatcacCCAATTATACAGGTTGAGACAATCGTATCTTCCTAAGTATAGTAAtacacacatttaatatttcaatgaCTTATGAACACTTAcccaagagagaaaaaaaaaggattcgTTCGTCTATGACTATATATTGATCATCCAAGTAAGTAATTATCTAAATAGTCAGAAAGATATGAATCATATGGCCCACACCAACTACAAACTACTGCAAGTGCCAAAATGTTATAGAATAACATATCGGTGAATATGAAGCAGTGTCACTATCAGTAATCAAATGAACTTCCACATGGAAGAACACTCAGTTAGTTAGAGCTTGAATTATGCAATCAGATTCTCAACATACCTAAGTGATTTGTGGCGAACTGTAGTTCAATTTTGTCTGCAGAGAGCTTGAAAGGGCATGCCATAATTCCTGCGTTGTTTCTAAACAAACCAGAAAACAATATTACCCTTGTGCTTTCTTGAATGATCAGGATTAAGAGATATCACTTGCAACATAGCCACACAAAATGAGAGAGAACCAGTAACTGACGATTTCACTAAAAAACAGTGATAAAATAAACAGTGAATAATTAGTTGTTAATATGATTTATGTCATCTGCTTTTCTTACATCAAGATGTTCAACGGAAGACCAGAAGACTTAAAATCTGATGCAAATTTATTGACAGAATCCAGTGAACTGAGATCTAATTCCAAGGCATCAACTTTTGCAGAGGGAATCTCCTTGAGTATGGTTTCTTTGACATCTTTAGCAGCAACCATATTTCTCACACCCATGATCACATGGACACCTCGCAAAGCAAGTACACGTGTAGTCTCAGTGCCAATACCACTGGATGCTCCTGTTACCACAATGTTCACATACCATATTCAAACGATGGAACATTTCGAGAATTATTTATCATGCTAATTGCAAGAATTCAATAAAGCATACATATGAAAAGATAAAGTATGCTACTTCCCAGTAGTTTTTTTATACAGAaggtctaaatttaaaaatcagtCCATAAGAATTTCAGCCCGAAGTCGACATTTTTGGATTGTCTATAACTGCAACCTGACCACAACTGTGGCTGCCTAAGCTGCGATTCTTTACAATATCAAAGATTCAGACAATAGGGCCCACTAAAAAAACTCATTAACAAGATGAACAAATTTATAGGTAAAAAAGCACTACCGCTTAGTCTGCTTAGCAATAACATAAGCCAATTGAACCCGAgattaaacatttttcaatttgttCAGTCAAACACTGAACTGGATAGAAGAAAAATTGCAGCAAGAAcatgagaataaaaaagatttttcaaaGCCAACTACAACGTCAAAACAGCGTCTGCAAGATCAGACAAAAAGGTCATCggggaaaaaaaatgttttttttacatgGATGAAAGATAcccatgaaaaaaaatatataagaaaaaagaaaaaaatatggaaaaaaagTGAGGGACCTGTAACAATGGCAGTGAGACCAGTTCCATCAAGACCTTCAGTGACTTGCTCAGCAGTGGATGATGATGAAAACCCAGAAGCCCCTTTCCTGCCGAATGGCC
This genomic interval from Vigna radiata var. radiata cultivar VC1973A chromosome 8, Vradiata_ver6, whole genome shotgun sequence contains the following:
- the LOC106772649 gene encoding short-chain dehydrogenase TIC 32, chloroplastic encodes the protein MWPFGRKGASGFSSSSTAEQVTEGLDGTGLTAIVTGASSGIGTETTRVLALRGVHVIMGVRNMVAAKDVKETILKEIPSAKVDALELDLSSLDSVNKFASDFKSSGLPLNILINNAGIMACPFKLSADKIELQFATNHLGHFLLTNLLLDTMKKTSRKTKKEGRIVNVSSEAHRFAYSEGIRFDKINDKSSYRAWGAYGQSKLANILHANELSRRLKEDGVEISANSLHPGAITTNLFRYTPINGIINVIGRLVFKNIPQGAATTCYVALHPQVKGVSGRYFSDSNVAQPTSLGTDADLAKKLWDFSLNLTK